A region from the Caldicellulosiruptor naganoensis genome encodes:
- a CDS encoding chemotaxis protein CheW yields the protein MEQYLIFRLADEYYGLLVSFIENIEKMMPITRVPNTKEYIKGVINLRGEIVPVIDLREKIGVPKEEFGDETRILIVNWKNEFKVGLIIDEVLDVVYLSKEDVDSATKDRNEFSFTIAKYNNMLINIINLEDVLFKKAEEG from the coding sequence ATGGAACAGTATCTTATTTTCAGGTTAGCGGATGAATACTATGGACTTTTGGTAAGCTTTATAGAGAATATTGAGAAAATGATGCCGATCACGCGAGTGCCAAATACTAAAGAGTATATAAAAGGTGTTATAAACCTGCGCGGTGAGATTGTACCTGTAATTGACCTGCGAGAGAAGATAGGAGTTCCCAAAGAAGAGTTTGGCGATGAGACAAGGATTTTAATTGTCAACTGGAAAAACGAGTTTAAAGTAGGGTTGATAATTGATGAGGTTTTAGATGTTGTATATCTTAGCAAAGAGGACGTTGATTCTGCAACGAAAGATAGGAATGAATTTAGTTTTACAATCGCAAAGTACAACAATATGTTAATAAACATAATAAACTTGGAAGATGTTTTGTTTAAAAAAGCTGAGGAGGGCTAA
- a CDS encoding chemotaxis protein CheC, protein MNFSNSEINEMYLDVLRELGNIGTGNAISALAMMIGRRIDMKVPVVKIVDLKEVPEILGGAEIPVVGILLNVEGDIDGFIMLVMSQASAHILVNMLLGTSLNGYSEFTDIEKSALMEIGNILAGAYLTALSTLTGFKMIQSVPQLAQDMAGAILSFPAIQFGETSDTALYIETEIFEQSSRIIADFFLIPTIESYKKMLKALGVA, encoded by the coding sequence ATGAACTTTTCAAATAGCGAAATAAATGAGATGTATTTAGATGTCCTGAGAGAGCTTGGGAACATTGGGACCGGAAATGCAATCTCTGCCCTTGCCATGATGATTGGAAGGCGCATTGACATGAAGGTGCCTGTTGTAAAAATTGTAGATTTGAAGGAAGTGCCTGAGATTTTAGGTGGTGCAGAGATACCGGTTGTAGGGATACTTTTAAATGTCGAGGGTGACATAGATGGATTTATCATGCTTGTGATGTCACAAGCATCGGCGCACATTTTGGTAAATATGCTCCTTGGCACATCGCTAAATGGGTACAGTGAATTTACTGACATAGAAAAGTCTGCACTAATGGAGATAGGAAATATTTTGGCAGGGGCATATTTAACAGCACTTTCCACACTTACAGGTTTTAAGATGATTCAGTCTGTACCACAGCTTGCACAAGATATGGCAGGAGCGATATTGAGCTTCCCTGCAATTCAGTTTGGGGAAACGAGCGATACTGCTCTTTATATTGAAACAGAGATTTTTGAACAAAGCAGCAGGATTATTGCTGATTTCTTTTTAATACCGACCATAGAATCATATAAAAAAATGTTGAAAGCACTGGGAGTAGCGTGA
- a CDS encoding chemotaxis protein CheD → MIETIKVGMADLNVTKYPNALTTLGLGSCVGVCIYDTKNKIIGMIHIMLPYSWGVKNNSNPAKFADTGIPLLVEKMESIGSNKKDMIAKLAGGAQMFEVTRSEFMNIGKRNVEAAKKILADLNIPIIAEDTGGNYGRTIIFYSEDGRLEIKTIGKGTKTI, encoded by the coding sequence ATGATTGAAACAATTAAGGTAGGAATGGCAGATTTAAACGTGACCAAATATCCAAATGCACTTACTACACTTGGTCTTGGCTCGTGTGTTGGAGTTTGTATTTATGATACCAAGAATAAGATTATTGGCATGATACATATAATGCTTCCTTACAGCTGGGGTGTGAAGAACAACAGTAACCCTGCAAAGTTTGCTGACACAGGAATCCCACTTTTGGTAGAGAAGATGGAAAGTATTGGCTCTAATAAGAAAGACATGATAGCAAAGCTTGCAGGCGGTGCTCAGATGTTTGAAGTAACAAGAAGCGAGTTCATGAACATAGGAAAACGCAATGTAGAAGCTGCCAAAAAGATTTTAGCTGATTTAAATATTCCAATTATTGCTGAAGATACAGGTGGGAATTATGGTAGAACAATAATATTCTACTCTGAGGATGGAAGGCTTGAAATAAAGACAATCGGGAAGGGAACAAAAACTATCTAA
- a CDS encoding FliA/WhiG family RNA polymerase sigma factor, whose product MDEAVLWEKYSKTKDPKIKEQLILRYMPLVKLIAGRMAMYFGGNVEYEDLVSYGSIGLLDAIEKYDSRKGVKFETYAYTRIKGAIIDCVRSQDWVPRSIRQKAKEIEKAYIDIEKEGKIPTDEEVAKRVGLSLLELQKLQEKISSGMILSLEGFLDQNYETRIGGLEDFVSRPEVFVENEELKEVLRQEIDNLSENERMVIILYYFEDLSIKEIAQILGVSESRVSQLHTRALLKLRSRLEKYIK is encoded by the coding sequence ATGGATGAGGCAGTTTTGTGGGAAAAGTACTCAAAAACAAAAGACCCGAAAATAAAAGAACAGCTTATCTTAAGATATATGCCTCTTGTAAAACTAATAGCAGGCAGAATGGCAATGTATTTTGGCGGAAATGTTGAGTATGAGGACTTGGTAAGTTATGGTTCTATTGGTCTTTTAGATGCAATCGAGAAATATGACAGTCGAAAAGGTGTCAAGTTTGAGACGTATGCATATACACGAATAAAAGGTGCTATCATTGACTGTGTCAGGAGCCAAGACTGGGTACCACGAAGTATTAGGCAAAAAGCAAAAGAAATAGAAAAAGCTTATATCGACATAGAAAAAGAAGGGAAAATCCCTACAGATGAGGAAGTTGCAAAAAGAGTGGGGCTATCACTATTGGAACTTCAGAAATTGCAAGAGAAGATAAGTAGCGGAATGATTCTTTCATTAGAAGGATTTCTTGATCAGAACTATGAGACAAGAATAGGTGGGCTTGAGGACTTTGTTTCGCGCCCTGAGGTATTTGTTGAGAATGAGGAGCTAAAGGAGGTGCTTAGGCAAGAGATAGACAATCTTTCAGAAAATGAGAGGATGGTGATAATACTTTATTATTTTGAAGATCTGAGCATAAAAGAAATAGCTCAGATTTTAGGTGTTTCTGAATCAAGGGTGAGTCAGCTTCACACACGTGCGCTTTTAAAGTTGAGATCACGGTTAGAAAAGTATATAAAGTAA
- a CDS encoding DUF342 domain-containing protein, producing the protein MSEETIKVDIKVLVTTDRLKASVILIQNQSGVNLTFENVMNALRANKVTYGIDEEAIRKLVENPVFGSPVVVAQGKSPGKPIDGKLIYHFDIKREIKPKELPDGRVDYKDLGIVQNVRKDDILVTMVDPVDGENGVDVFGGVIKGQKGKRVNLPRGKNTYIDADGHTLRAACDGQVSVIEGKVVVLNTLEINSDVDNSTGNIDFVGNVHIKGSVLSGFKVVAEGNVEVDGIVEAAEIEAKGSVILHKGITGMGKGKIISQKNVIAKFIENATVVAAEDIQAEAIVHSDIKCGGKLVLIGKKASIVGGSCKVGKEVEAKVIGSYLSTTTEIEVGVDPLMIERYREIKKEINELKENIKKCDQGIEVLRKIEAAGKLIDDKREMLQKFTRSKIVSSERLKSLQLELEEIEKRLEERNEGVVKVQDVIYPGVKITIGNVCKIIKEPIKYCKIYREDADIKIAPYS; encoded by the coding sequence ATGTCTGAAGAAACCATTAAAGTAGACATTAAGGTCTTGGTAACAACTGATAGATTGAAGGCAAGTGTGATTTTAATACAAAACCAAAGTGGAGTAAATTTAACTTTTGAAAATGTTATGAATGCTTTGAGGGCAAACAAAGTGACTTATGGTATAGATGAAGAGGCGATAAGGAAACTTGTTGAAAATCCTGTATTTGGGTCACCAGTTGTAGTTGCTCAAGGTAAATCTCCCGGCAAGCCCATTGATGGCAAACTCATATACCATTTTGATATAAAACGTGAGATAAAACCAAAAGAACTTCCTGATGGCAGAGTTGATTACAAGGATTTGGGGATTGTACAAAACGTCAGGAAAGACGATATTCTTGTAACAATGGTTGACCCTGTCGATGGTGAAAATGGTGTTGATGTTTTTGGAGGAGTGATAAAAGGACAAAAAGGAAAAAGAGTAAATCTACCGAGGGGGAAAAATACATACATTGATGCTGATGGACATACACTGAGAGCTGCTTGTGATGGGCAAGTCTCTGTTATAGAAGGAAAGGTTGTGGTTTTAAATACACTTGAGATTAACTCAGATGTTGATAATTCAACAGGAAATATAGACTTTGTTGGAAATGTGCATATAAAGGGAAGTGTTTTATCGGGGTTTAAGGTTGTTGCTGAGGGGAATGTCGAGGTTGATGGAATTGTTGAGGCTGCTGAGATTGAAGCAAAAGGTTCTGTAATCTTGCACAAGGGTATAACAGGAATGGGTAAGGGCAAAATAATTTCTCAAAAAAATGTTATTGCAAAATTTATTGAAAACGCAACTGTGGTGGCAGCTGAAGATATTCAAGCAGAAGCTATTGTCCACAGTGATATCAAGTGTGGTGGAAAGCTTGTTTTGATTGGTAAAAAGGCATCTATTGTAGGTGGAAGTTGCAAAGTGGGAAAAGAAGTTGAGGCAAAGGTTATAGGGTCTTATCTTTCAACAACTACTGAGATTGAAGTTGGTGTGGACCCACTTATGATAGAGAGGTACAGAGAAATTAAAAAGGAGATCAATGAATTAAAAGAAAACATCAAAAAATGCGACCAAGGGATTGAGGTACTTAGAAAAATTGAAGCAGCAGGCAAACTCATCGACGACAAAAGAGAGATGCTTCAGAAGTTTACACGTTCCAAAATTGTGTCTTCTGAGAGATTAAAATCTCTTCAGCTTGAGCTGGAAGAGATAGAGAAAAGATTAGAAGAGAGAAACGAAGGGGTTGTGAAGGTACAGGACGTTATTTATCCGGGTGTTAAGATTACAATAGGGAATGTGTGTAAGATCATAAAAGAACCTATAAAATACTGCAAGATTTACAGAGAAGATGCCGATATAAAAATAGCTCCTTATAGTTAA
- a CDS encoding DUF2802 domain-containing protein — translation MDAYVALFVFLGLIMIFASLRSIKKDIEKGEKILIDSEKVSLKLSQLLSEATETIEELDSFGEYIIERIENRVKWAKEEMDKIKDKATTKEMDENKNSGEIERKITNNEQSANLSPKKSKEEIYHKAVELYRQGLSIEEVASRLGIGKGEAKLAIKIVGGKKSEMV, via the coding sequence ATGGATGCATACGTTGCTCTATTTGTATTTTTAGGACTTATAATGATTTTTGCTTCACTTAGGTCAATAAAAAAAGACATAGAAAAAGGAGAAAAAATTTTAATTGACTCTGAGAAAGTATCTTTGAAACTTTCACAACTTTTGAGTGAAGCAACTGAGACAATTGAAGAATTAGATAGTTTTGGGGAGTATATAATTGAAAGGATTGAAAACAGGGTAAAATGGGCAAAAGAGGAAATGGATAAAATAAAAGATAAAGCAACTACAAAAGAAATGGATGAAAATAAAAATTCAGGAGAAATTGAAAGAAAAATCACCAACAATGAACAAAGTGCTAATCTTTCTCCCAAAAAATCAAAAGAAGAAATCTATCACAAGGCTGTTGAGCTGTATAGACAAGGTCTTAGTATAGAAGAGGTTGCATCAAGGCTGGGAATAGGTAAGGGTGAGGCAAAGCTTGCAATAAAGATTGTAGGAGGGAAAAAGTCTGAGATGGTATAA
- a CDS encoding AraC family transcriptional regulator — protein MIETLNTIMPVIVKTLERVHDSSWKMDYNIHDSYELIFVKKGSIDFWIEEEKIELKAGDLLIIKPHTRHKFEVVGSFKAEFIVMGFYLKPQSKSKIEELKEIYGFLKHMEALSSPFYYLHVRKRSSIFFCLESILQETKENRESLLLYIKSLELFIYITREMVNLEIKRSFDYSKIAKFIKDYIDQNYMEDIKIGDIAKKLFMSESSISRLFKNQFGILPKEYLLSKRIEKAKEYLSMSNLKISEIAIMCGFSSLQRFNDIFKKYTGFSPTHFRKLTLQSSK, from the coding sequence ATGATAGAGACGCTTAACACCATAATGCCGGTGATTGTAAAGACTCTGGAGCGTGTGCATGATAGTTCCTGGAAGATGGATTATAACATACATGACAGTTATGAACTAATATTTGTTAAAAAAGGCAGTATTGATTTTTGGATAGAAGAAGAAAAAATAGAACTAAAAGCAGGTGACCTTCTTATAATAAAACCGCACACAAGGCATAAGTTTGAAGTTGTGGGGAGTTTTAAAGCAGAATTTATTGTGATGGGCTTTTATTTAAAGCCTCAGAGTAAATCTAAGATAGAGGAATTAAAGGAAATCTACGGTTTTCTGAAACATATGGAAGCACTTTCTTCGCCGTTTTATTATCTTCACGTCAGGAAGAGAAGTAGTATCTTTTTTTGTTTAGAATCTATATTGCAAGAGACAAAAGAGAATAGAGAAAGTCTTCTCCTCTATATAAAGTCGCTAGAACTTTTTATATATATTACTCGTGAAATGGTTAATTTGGAAATAAAAAGAAGTTTTGATTATTCTAAGATTGCTAAGTTTATCAAAGACTATATAGACCAAAACTACATGGAAGACATCAAAATAGGGGATATTGCCAAAAAACTTTTTATGTCAGAAAGTAGCATCTCACGTCTTTTCAAAAATCAATTCGGGATTTTACCCAAAGAATATCTACTTTCAAAAAGGATAGAAAAGGCAAAGGAATACCTTTCTATGTCCAATTTGAAAATAAGTGAGATAGCTATTATGTGTGGTTTCTCTTCTTTACAGAGGTTCAATGACATTTTTAAAAAGTACACAGGTTTTTCTCCTACCCACTTTAGAAAACTTACATTGCAAAGTTCTAAATAG
- a CDS encoding co-chaperone GroES — MRIKPIGDRILIKYKEREEVTKSGIVLPDTVKEKPQIAEVIEVGPGGIVDGEKVEMVVKKGDKIIVSKYAGTEIKIDGEEYTIIRQDDVLAIIED, encoded by the coding sequence ATGAGAATAAAACCAATTGGTGACAGGATCTTAATCAAGTATAAGGAAAGAGAAGAAGTAACAAAGAGTGGAATAGTCCTGCCAGATACTGTTAAAGAGAAGCCACAAATTGCAGAAGTTATCGAAGTTGGTCCTGGTGGAATTGTTGATGGTGAAAAGGTAGAAATGGTTGTTAAAAAAGGTGACAAGATAATTGTTAGCAAGTATGCGGGAACAGAAATTAAGATTGATGGTGAAGAGTATACAATAATCAGACAGGACGATGTCTTAGCAATCATTGAAGACTAA
- the groL gene encoding chaperonin GroEL (60 kDa chaperone family; promotes refolding of misfolded polypeptides especially under stressful conditions; forms two stacked rings of heptamers to form a barrel-shaped 14mer; ends can be capped by GroES; misfolded proteins enter the barrel where they are refolded when GroES binds): MAAKMIVFDEEARRALERGVNKLADTVKVTLGPKGRNVVLEKKFGSPQIVNDGVTIAKEIELEDPFENMGAQIVREVASKTNDIAGDGTTTATVLAQAMIREGLKNVAAGANPMILRKGIQKAVDVVVEEIRKMSKKVRGKEDIAYVASISAGDEEIGRLVADAMEKVTNDGVITVEESKTTETTLEIVEGMQFDRGYISAYMVTDTEKMEAVLDDPYILITDKKISTIQDILPLLEQIVQQGKKLLIIAEDVEGEALATLVVNKLRGTLQCVAVKAPGFGDRRKAMLQDIAILTGGQVISEELGLDIREVKLSQLGRARQVKVQKENTIIVGGAGDPSEIKARIQSIKRQIEETTSDFDREKLQERLAKLAGGVAVIHVGAATETEMKEKKLRIEDALAATKAAVEEGIVPGGGTALINAIPALDKLIETLSGDEKTGAMIVKKALEEPLRQIAENAGLDGSVIVNKVKESPAGVGFDALNERFVDMFEAGIVDPTKVTRTAIQNAASAAAMLLTTEAVVAEKPEKEKNPPTPSPDMY; encoded by the coding sequence ATGGCAGCAAAAATGATAGTGTTCGATGAGGAAGCAAGAAGAGCGCTTGAGCGTGGTGTAAATAAATTAGCAGACACTGTTAAAGTGACATTAGGACCAAAGGGAAGAAACGTTGTTCTTGAGAAGAAGTTTGGTTCACCTCAGATTGTAAACGATGGTGTTACAATTGCTAAAGAGATTGAACTTGAAGATCCATTTGAGAACATGGGTGCACAGATTGTAAGAGAGGTTGCATCAAAGACAAACGACATTGCTGGTGACGGTACAACAACTGCAACAGTACTTGCACAGGCAATGATTAGAGAAGGTCTTAAGAACGTTGCAGCTGGCGCAAACCCAATGATTTTGAGAAAGGGTATCCAAAAAGCAGTTGATGTAGTAGTTGAAGAAATTAGAAAGATGAGCAAGAAGGTAAGAGGTAAAGAAGATATTGCGTATGTTGCATCAATCTCAGCAGGCGATGAAGAGATTGGTAGGCTTGTTGCAGATGCAATGGAAAAGGTAACAAATGATGGTGTTATCACAGTTGAAGAGTCAAAGACAACAGAGACAACTCTTGAAATAGTTGAAGGTATGCAGTTTGACAGAGGTTATATCTCTGCTTACATGGTAACAGACACAGAAAAGATGGAAGCAGTACTTGACGACCCATACATCTTGATTACAGATAAGAAAATTTCAACAATTCAAGACATCTTGCCACTTCTTGAGCAGATAGTTCAGCAGGGTAAGAAACTCTTGATAATTGCAGAAGATGTTGAAGGCGAAGCATTGGCAACACTTGTTGTAAACAAACTGAGAGGAACACTCCAGTGCGTTGCAGTAAAAGCACCTGGCTTTGGTGACAGAAGAAAAGCAATGCTGCAGGACATTGCAATACTCACAGGTGGTCAGGTAATCTCAGAAGAGCTTGGTCTTGATATAAGAGAAGTTAAACTGAGCCAGCTTGGTCGAGCAAGACAAGTTAAAGTTCAGAAAGAAAATACAATAATTGTTGGCGGTGCGGGTGACCCAAGTGAAATCAAAGCACGAATCCAGTCAATTAAGAGACAGATTGAAGAAACAACATCTGATTTTGACAGAGAAAAATTACAAGAAAGACTTGCAAAACTTGCTGGTGGCGTTGCAGTAATCCATGTTGGTGCTGCAACAGAGACAGAGATGAAAGAGAAGAAATTAAGAATTGAAGATGCTTTGGCTGCAACAAAAGCTGCTGTTGAAGAAGGTATTGTTCCTGGTGGTGGTACAGCACTAATCAATGCAATTCCAGCACTTGATAAGCTAATTGAGACACTTTCTGGCGATGAAAAGACAGGCGCTATGATTGTTAAGAAAGCTTTAGAAGAGCCATTAAGACAAATTGCAGAAAACGCTGGTTTGGATGGTTCAGTAATTGTAAACAAAGTAAAAGAAAGCCCAGCTGGTGTTGGATTTGACGCACTCAATGAAAGATTTGTTGACATGTTCGAGGCAGGTATTGTAGACCCAACAAAGGTTACAAGAACAGCTATCCAGAATGCTGCATCAGCTGCTGCAATGCTGCTCACAACAGAAGCTGTTGTTGCTGAAAAGCCAGAAAAGGAGAAGAACCCACCAACACCATCGCCTGATATGTATTAA
- a CDS encoding Cof-type HAD-IIB family hydrolase produces the protein MYRLLAIDLDMTLLDREKKISQRNKTAITLAKRKGIHVVLCSGRILKGVLHFAKVLGLSDEILIACNGAIIRDLKSNRDIYYIGLDNDSSLEIAKICKANNIYYHYYYKDTMIAQRLDYSSRFYYEKNKELPDDEKIEIVIDDSLETIKDCGNLITKFVIIDKDIEKVDHVRRQIEEKVGNIETTKSDVNILEVMKKGVNKRKALEFVCSYLNIDKKEVMAIGDNENDLQMIEFAGLGVAMENAIDSLKEIADYITDSYENDGVAKAIEKFVLEEFVNA, from the coding sequence ATGTACAGACTACTTGCAATTGACCTTGATATGACACTTTTAGACCGCGAAAAGAAAATCTCCCAAAGAAATAAAACGGCAATTACACTTGCAAAACGAAAAGGAATACACGTTGTACTCTGCTCAGGAAGGATTCTAAAAGGTGTTTTGCACTTTGCAAAAGTTTTAGGGCTTTCAGATGAAATTCTCATAGCTTGCAATGGTGCAATAATAAGAGACTTGAAATCAAATAGGGATATCTATTATATAGGGCTTGACAATGACAGTAGTTTAGAGATTGCCAAAATATGCAAGGCTAATAACATCTATTATCATTATTACTACAAAGATACCATGATAGCACAAAGGCTTGACTATTCATCAAGGTTTTATTATGAAAAAAACAAAGAACTTCCTGATGATGAAAAAATAGAGATTGTTATTGACGATTCCTTAGAGACAATAAAAGATTGTGGAAATCTTATAACCAAATTTGTGATTATTGATAAAGATATAGAAAAGGTAGATCATGTGAGAAGGCAAATAGAAGAAAAGGTTGGAAATATTGAAACCACAAAATCGGATGTCAATATTTTAGAAGTAATGAAGAAAGGGGTTAACAAGAGAAAAGCGCTTGAGTTTGTCTGCTCTTATCTTAATATAGACAAAAAAGAGGTGATGGCAATAGGAGACAATGAAAATGACCTTCAGATGATTGAGTTTGCAGGTTTGGGGGTTGCGATGGAAAATGCTATTGACAGTCTTAAAGAAATTGCCGACTACATAACAGATTCGTATGAAAATGACGGGGTTGCAAAGGCTATCGAAAAGTTTGTTTTGGAGGAATTTGTAAATGCATAG
- a CDS encoding DUF362 domain-containing protein — MHRVAIVRCNTYNVDDIKKALEKGIDLLGFEFTRLNKVLLKPNLLMKKRPEEAVTTHPAVVEAVVKIIQEKTNEIIIADSPGGPYTKRRLEAVYQAAGLKELEKYKKVTLNYDTSSKEIQLDRSILKKISFISPYFEVDSLINLPKLKTHRMAVYTGAVKNLFGLVPGGQKAELHFRLQEVDKFMEMLLDIYSTAKPILNIMDAIVGMEGEGPSAGKPRSLGLLLISQDAIALDFVACKIIGLEIKDVPLLNVAKSKGLLNPDEIEIVGETLEEVAVNNFKVPLRPEISFVRGRFPNFIAKIISDILTPRPVFDRNICIGCAECFNACPAQAIELRSRKAYIDLKKCIRCYCCHELCPAKAITIKRSFLFEKILK; from the coding sequence ATGCATAGGGTTGCAATTGTGAGATGTAATACATATAATGTGGATGATATAAAAAAGGCACTTGAAAAAGGTATAGACCTATTAGGGTTTGAATTTACAAGATTAAATAAAGTGTTATTGAAGCCAAATCTACTTATGAAAAAAAGGCCTGAGGAGGCTGTCACAACTCATCCAGCTGTAGTTGAGGCAGTTGTAAAGATCATCCAAGAAAAAACGAATGAAATTATAATTGCAGACAGTCCAGGTGGACCTTACACAAAACGAAGATTGGAGGCAGTGTATCAAGCAGCAGGACTTAAAGAACTTGAAAAGTATAAAAAGGTCACTTTAAACTATGATACGTCATCTAAGGAAATCCAGTTAGACAGAAGTATTCTGAAAAAGATATCGTTTATATCACCCTATTTTGAAGTCGATAGCCTAATTAATCTTCCAAAGCTTAAAACTCACAGAATGGCAGTGTATACAGGTGCTGTAAAAAATCTATTTGGTCTTGTTCCAGGTGGGCAAAAGGCAGAATTACATTTTAGATTGCAAGAAGTTGACAAGTTTATGGAGATGTTGCTTGACATTTATTCTACTGCAAAGCCCATTTTAAATATCATGGATGCAATTGTTGGGATGGAAGGAGAAGGACCGTCGGCAGGAAAACCACGCAGCTTAGGACTTCTTTTGATTTCTCAAGATGCAATTGCATTGGATTTTGTTGCATGCAAAATTATTGGGCTTGAAATAAAAGATGTCCCTCTTTTGAATGTAGCTAAAAGTAAAGGCCTTTTAAATCCCGATGAGATTGAGATTGTAGGCGAAACACTGGAAGAGGTAGCAGTGAACAATTTTAAAGTACCACTTAGACCTGAGATTTCATTTGTAAGAGGAAGATTTCCCAATTTTATAGCCAAAATAATAAGTGACATTCTTACTCCAAGGCCGGTTTTTGATAGAAATATTTGTATAGGTTGTGCAGAGTGTTTTAATGCCTGCCCTGCTCAGGCAATTGAGCTGAGAAGCAGAAAAGCATATATTGATTTGAAAAAGTGTATTAGGTGTTATTGCTGTCATGAGCTTTGTCCTGCAAAAGCTATTACAATAAAGCGTTCATTTTTATTTGAAAAAATACTAAAGTGA
- a CDS encoding chemotaxis protein CheX → MNINVEYINPFIQASQQVLKQVANIDFKLGKVYLKDPTYKVEQVVVIIGMTGNIKGQVNFCMSLDAAKNIASKMMGGYPVTEFDDLAKSAIGELANMIMGNTSMLFSQKGLKVEITPPSILMGENMILSTSKMINICVPLLLDNGDKIDMDVAFVEY, encoded by the coding sequence ATGAATATAAATGTAGAGTATATCAATCCATTTATTCAGGCAAGTCAACAAGTTCTAAAACAGGTTGCAAACATTGATTTTAAATTGGGGAAAGTATACCTCAAAGATCCTACTTACAAAGTAGAACAAGTGGTTGTCATAATTGGAATGACAGGAAATATAAAAGGACAGGTTAATTTCTGTATGTCGCTTGATGCTGCTAAGAATATTGCATCTAAGATGATGGGTGGGTATCCTGTTACTGAGTTTGATGACCTTGCAAAAAGTGCAATTGGCGAGTTGGCGAATATGATAATGGGCAACACTTCAATGCTTTTTTCACAAAAAGGGCTCAAAGTTGAGATAACACCGCCTTCAATACTTATGGGTGAGAACATGATTTTGAGTACATCAAAGATGATAAATATATGTGTACCGCTTCTTCTTGACAATGGTGATAAAATTGATATGGACGTTGCATTTGTTGAATACTAA
- the trmL gene encoding tRNA (uridine(34)/cytosine(34)/5-carboxymethylaminomethyluridine(34)-2'-O)-methyltransferase TrmL has translation MPINIVLHEPEIPYNTGNIARTCACTGAKLHLIEPLGFSLEDKYLKRAGLDYWQYLDVKIYKDLNDFFEKNRDANVFYFSTKGKQYYTQAPYTDNCYLMFGKETAGLPQWLIEQNIHKTYRIPMISDVRSLNLSNAVAIVLYEALRQLGFPNLV, from the coding sequence ATGCCGATCAATATTGTGCTTCATGAGCCAGAGATTCCATATAATACAGGAAATATTGCAAGGACATGTGCTTGTACAGGTGCTAAGCTTCATTTAATAGAGCCGCTTGGATTCTCTTTAGAAGACAAATATTTAAAAAGAGCAGGTCTTGACTATTGGCAGTATTTGGATGTAAAGATATACAAAGATTTGAATGACTTTTTTGAGAAAAATCGCGATGCAAATGTCTTTTACTTTTCGACAAAAGGGAAACAGTACTATACTCAGGCGCCATACACAGACAATTGCTATTTGATGTTTGGTAAAGAGACAGCAGGTCTTCCTCAGTGGCTGATTGAACAGAACATACACAAGACTTATAGAATACCGATGATAAGTGATGTGAGGTCGTTAAACCTTTCTAATGCGGTGGCAATTGTCCTTTATGAAGCCCTAAGACAGCTGGGGTTTCCTAACTTGGTGTGA